The Desulfobacterales bacterium genome window below encodes:
- a CDS encoding ribbon-helix-helix domain-containing protein — MNTKVLTAHIPLPLAEKVDQIATRLERSRGWIVKQALLAWIAQEEERQRLTMEALDDVDAGHVIDHQAVQAWADSLDTDKPLPVPR, encoded by the coding sequence ATGAACACCAAAGTACTGACAGCTCACATCCCTCTGCCGCTTGCCGAAAAAGTGGACCAGATTGCAACTCGTCTTGAACGTTCGCGTGGCTGGATCGTGAAACAGGCATTGCTGGCATGGATCGCCCAAGAAGAAGAACGCCAACGTTTGACCATGGAGGCACTTGACGATGTCGATGCCGGTCATGTCATCGATCACCAGGCTGTGCAGGCATGGGCGGATAGTCTCGATACCGACAAGCCGTTGCCTGTGCCGCGTTGA
- a CDS encoding type II toxin-antitoxin system PemK/MazF family toxin: MYNRGEIWLANLNPGKGTEAGKVRPVLIVQCQELLDVSHPSTLIIPLTTNLIDDAEPLRLRIPAGERLKKNSDLLVDQVRAIDNKRLIDGPLLSCPPTLMTQIDQFLMEVLGL; the protein is encoded by the coding sequence ATGTATAACCGCGGCGAAATCTGGCTGGCCAATCTCAATCCCGGCAAAGGCACCGAGGCCGGAAAAGTTCGGCCGGTGCTGATTGTTCAATGCCAGGAGCTCCTTGACGTAAGCCATCCGTCAACTTTAATTATTCCCCTTACCACGAATCTTATCGACGATGCGGAACCGCTTCGCTTGCGCATCCCTGCCGGGGAAAGGCTGAAAAAGAACTCCGATCTTCTTGTCGATCAAGTACGCGCTATTGACAACAAAAGACTTATTGACGGCCCCTTACTGAGCTGTCCTCCAACTCTTATGACTCAAATTGACCAGTTCCTAATGGAAGTTTTAGGTCTCTAA
- a CDS encoding AAA family ATPase, with protein sequence MSSHFIRIYDRKYQRRFLTELGKNRFSIVVGQRGVGKTTVMIQHLRHAFDGHSATPPVLYIQADHFLVGQSSLYEIAEEFHNFGGRLICFDEIHKYPNWSGELKSIYDTFPKLNILASGSSALEIHKGSHDLSRRAIVRHLPGLSFREFIELFRDMALPSFSLLEIITNHERIAPDIIHDIEQQGAKVLALFRDYLAFGYYPYFQEFKDKELFYITLEQNIHTSIENDLLAVHPGLSGASIKKIKKLLAVISLSVPFTPDLKKMKTILEIGDERTLKTYLTFLEDAGLILTLPKTASRLRQLEKPEKIYLNNPNQILAICSRGQENRGNIRETFFMNLVSVHHNLTAPERGDFLIDNEFTVEVGGKGKDFTQIRDVRRSYLAMDDIETGFKNRIPLWLFGFLH encoded by the coding sequence TTGAGCAGCCATTTTATTCGGATTTATGATCGTAAGTACCAGCGCCGTTTTTTGACGGAACTGGGGAAAAACCGGTTTTCCATTGTCGTGGGCCAGCGGGGCGTGGGCAAAACAACCGTTATGATTCAGCACCTGCGACATGCTTTTGATGGTCACTCTGCAACGCCTCCGGTTCTCTATATCCAGGCCGATCACTTTCTGGTGGGACAGAGTTCTTTGTATGAGATAGCGGAAGAATTCCATAATTTCGGCGGCCGGCTCATCTGTTTTGACGAAATTCATAAGTACCCGAACTGGTCCGGCGAGCTGAAGAGCATCTACGACACCTTTCCCAAGTTGAATATACTGGCCTCAGGCAGTTCCGCGCTTGAGATCCACAAAGGGAGCCATGATCTGAGCAGAAGGGCTATTGTCCGGCATCTGCCGGGCTTGTCCTTCCGGGAATTCATCGAACTGTTCCGTGATATGGCCCTGCCCTCTTTTTCCCTGCTAGAGATCATCACCAACCATGAGCGGATAGCCCCGGATATCATTCACGACATTGAGCAACAGGGGGCGAAAGTCCTTGCCCTTTTTCGTGATTATCTTGCCTTTGGCTATTATCCATATTTTCAAGAGTTCAAAGACAAAGAGCTTTTCTACATTACCCTGGAACAGAATATCCACACCTCCATCGAAAATGATCTCCTTGCCGTACATCCCGGATTAAGCGGCGCCAGTATTAAAAAAATCAAGAAACTGCTTGCCGTCATCTCCTTGTCCGTGCCTTTTACGCCTGATTTGAAGAAGATGAAAACCATCCTTGAAATCGGTGATGAAAGAACATTAAAGACCTATCTTACCTTTCTGGAAGACGCGGGCTTGATACTTACCCTGCCGAAAACCGCAAGCAGGCTAAGGCAACTTGAAAAACCGGAAAAAATTTACCTGAACAACCCGAACCAGATTCTTGCCATCTGCAGCCGCGGGCAAGAGAACAGGGGCAATATCAGAGAGACCTTTTTCATGAATCTGGTATCGGTGCACCATAACCTCACCGCACCGGAGAGAGGGGACTTTCTGATTGATAACGAGTTTACCGTTGAGGTCGGCGGCAAGGGTAAGGATTTCACCCAAATACGGGATGTACGCCGCTCATATCTCGCCATGGATGATATTGAGACAGGATTTAAAAATCGGATTCCTCTCTGGTTGTTCGGTTTCCTGCATTGA
- a CDS encoding transglutaminase-like cysteine peptidase encodes MPKKHRILCAAILLVFFAATGVALTRVNFRIDSKIIDQAVRRYGDQARVWLERWQELIRQDSTVPEREQLKRVNDFFNQLEFVSDISHWGKSDYWATPVEFLSSRGGDCEDFSLAKYFTLRAMGVPESKLKLTYVRALDFDQPHMVLTYYTSPGAEPLVLDNIKKTIKPASKRKDLVPVYSFNGSGLWLAKQRGRGMMLGGRNRLTLWQDLLERMPEGLLTEPDKKLTADKGNRP; translated from the coding sequence TTGCCCAAAAAACACCGCATTCTGTGTGCTGCGATCCTGCTCGTTTTTTTTGCCGCCACCGGTGTTGCGCTCACCAGGGTGAATTTTCGGATTGACAGCAAGATCATCGACCAGGCGGTGCGACGGTACGGAGACCAGGCCCGGGTCTGGCTGGAGCGGTGGCAGGAGTTGATCCGGCAGGACAGCACTGTTCCGGAGCGGGAGCAGCTCAAAAGGGTTAATGATTTTTTCAACCAGCTGGAGTTTGTTTCCGACATCTCCCACTGGGGAAAAAGCGATTACTGGGCCACCCCGGTGGAGTTTCTCAGCAGCCGGGGGGGGGACTGTGAAGATTTTTCCCTGGCCAAGTACTTTACCCTCAGGGCAATGGGGGTTCCGGAAAGCAAGCTGAAGCTTACCTACGTCAGGGCCCTCGACTTTGACCAGCCGCACATGGTCCTCACCTACTACACCAGCCCTGGCGCCGAGCCGCTGGTCCTCGACAACATCAAAAAAACCATCAAGCCGGCCTCAAAACGGAAAGATCTGGTGCCGGTCTACAGTTTTAACGGCAGCGGGCTCTGGCTGGCAAAGCAACGGGGTCGCGGCATGATGCTGGGCGGCCGCAACCGTCTCACCCTCTGGCAGGATCTCCTAGAACGGATGCCGGAAGGTCTGTTGACAGAGCCGGACAAAAAATTGACCGCAGACAAGGGGAATCGACCATGA
- a CDS encoding type II toxin-antitoxin system RelE/ParE family toxin, whose product MKLQWTSRALADLVRLYDFLATVNQQAAARTVQSLTKAPVRLLEQPRLGTKLEEFEPREVRRILVGRYEMRYEIQESVIYVLRIWHTREDR is encoded by the coding sequence ATGAAACTGCAATGGACCAGCAGGGCGCTTGCCGATCTGGTGCGACTTTATGATTTTCTTGCGACAGTTAACCAGCAGGCGGCGGCGCGTACCGTACAATCCCTCACCAAAGCGCCAGTCCGCCTCCTTGAACAGCCTCGCCTCGGTACGAAACTGGAAGAGTTCGAACCGCGGGAGGTTCGTCGCATTTTAGTTGGCCGATATGAAATGCGCTACGAGATACAGGAGTCCGTAATATATGTATTGCGGATTTGGCATACGCGGGAAGATCGATAG
- a CDS encoding nucleotidyltransferase family protein, with protein sequence MRPPPLNNSYALLAFFLSSWKNRETRAGLEKAMRQGRIDWEGLLFLANLHLCTPLWYVCLKSDKLLYRLPTELQAYLENIYLLNLGRNEAGKQELSRLLADFADHSIPAVLLKGAATFCDHLYGDPGARMMGDIDILVNPRDTRAVCAILRGRGYGKADNPELEVKDPAAASHHHHLPAFHRPGSRFPVEIHYKIISKQAGRLFPPAIQRERFVRTRLDGQPAYLLNPTERLIHNAGHALVQGMTFSRGLVSLQQLSDFSHLVQRYGPQISWPDWFNRGTEAGHGIEFRTYLHLANRLQGVEVPRDIPPLKRAKWHAARIVAAGKYISADNGRHQRKYERILGPLLKILVKVYYYMRLPAFVWGNTRYTVGSRCYPARIHHLMVKAVQARNWARITYR encoded by the coding sequence ATGCGCCCACCTCCTTTAAATAACAGCTATGCCCTGTTGGCCTTTTTTCTGTCGTCCTGGAAAAACAGGGAGACAAGGGCGGGGCTGGAAAAGGCGATGCGGCAAGGGCGGATCGACTGGGAAGGACTGTTGTTTCTGGCAAATCTGCACCTGTGCACCCCGCTATGGTACGTCTGCCTGAAATCTGACAAGTTGCTTTATCGGTTGCCCACGGAATTACAAGCTTATCTGGAAAATATTTACCTCCTGAACCTGGGGCGCAATGAGGCTGGCAAACAGGAATTATCCAGGCTGCTCGCTGATTTTGCCGACCATTCCATTCCCGCGGTCCTGCTCAAGGGGGCGGCCACCTTTTGTGATCATCTCTATGGTGATCCCGGCGCCAGAATGATGGGAGATATCGATATCCTGGTGAACCCCCGGGATACCCGCGCCGTCTGTGCAATATTACGGGGCAGAGGATACGGAAAGGCGGATAATCCGGAACTGGAGGTCAAGGATCCGGCCGCGGCAAGTCATCACCACCATTTGCCGGCCTTCCACCGGCCCGGCTCCCGGTTCCCGGTGGAGATCCATTATAAAATCATCAGTAAGCAGGCGGGCCGGCTTTTTCCGCCCGCCATCCAGAGGGAAAGGTTTGTCAGGACAAGGCTGGACGGGCAGCCGGCGTATCTGTTGAACCCGACCGAGCGATTGATCCACAACGCAGGACACGCCCTGGTGCAAGGAATGACCTTCAGCCGTGGCCTGGTCTCGTTGCAGCAATTAAGCGATTTTTCCCACCTGGTCCAAAGGTATGGTCCACAGATCTCCTGGCCGGACTGGTTCAACCGCGGAACAGAAGCAGGGCATGGTATCGAGTTCCGCACCTATCTGCACCTGGCGAACCGCTTACAGGGAGTGGAGGTTCCCCGGGATATCCCGCCGCTGAAACGGGCGAAATGGCATGCGGCGCGTATTGTGGCGGCCGGCAAGTATATATCTGCCGATAATGGGAGACATCAGCGCAAATACGAAAGAATTCTCGGGCCATTGCTTAAGATTCTCGTTAAAGTTTATTATTATATGAGGTTGCCCGCCTTTGTCTGGGGAAATACGCGGTATACGGTTGGCAGTCGTTGTTATCCGGCGCGAATCCATCATCTTATGGTTAAAGCGGTCCAGGCCCGGAACTGGGCGAGGATTACCTATAGATAA
- a CDS encoding PqqD family peptide modification chaperone, whose product MTLNHSAAVIWCLLERMSTLEELVTEMTRHFPVDRATAYQDTTAVLTVLRAKGFVGDRPPPGTPGTKHRAGHQQSGKLQAGKMLQAPGLATKGPRFDEPRCWAFRQSYQILNHTAEFCIQDLRLGSSFRPLMQQLADKNNSAADTEIWVLPGTGGGDTWDILRDRRLLFEKVPTERVLPCLFSLAFAGYCDAFANRLLLHAAVLAKGERAIIFPATAGSGKTTLAAVLVMRGWRFYSDELAGLSVEKLTVAPFALPMSIKSGSVSQLAPYYPGLQSAEVHQRADGKEVRYLVPPLDRIAGPGAEAMIEAVVFPRIKRPSPTGLVELGKAEALMRLAETCSSDRDLIPGDIEAMIRVVEQCACLELVFSDPEEAAGLLENSLTGRAG is encoded by the coding sequence ATGACCCTGAATCATTCGGCCGCGGTTATCTGGTGTCTCCTGGAGCGGATGTCGACCCTGGAGGAACTGGTAACAGAGATGACCCGGCACTTCCCGGTGGACAGGGCAACCGCGTATCAGGATACAACGGCTGTCCTGACGGTCTTGCGCGCCAAGGGGTTTGTCGGTGACCGGCCGCCTCCCGGTACGCCGGGAACCAAACACAGGGCAGGGCACCAGCAATCCGGTAAACTCCAGGCCGGTAAGATGTTACAGGCGCCGGGTCTTGCAACAAAGGGGCCGCGGTTCGATGAACCCCGCTGCTGGGCCTTCAGGCAATCTTATCAGATCTTGAATCATACGGCTGAGTTCTGCATTCAGGATCTTCGGCTCGGTTCGTCTTTCCGGCCGCTGATGCAACAACTGGCTGATAAGAACAACAGCGCCGCGGACACGGAGATCTGGGTACTTCCGGGTACAGGAGGGGGGGACACCTGGGATATTCTCCGGGACCGCAGGTTGCTTTTCGAGAAGGTGCCCACGGAAAGGGTGCTGCCATGCCTGTTTTCCCTGGCCTTTGCCGGGTACTGTGACGCCTTTGCCAACCGGTTGCTTTTACATGCCGCGGTCCTGGCAAAGGGGGAGCGGGCGATCATTTTTCCGGCAACGGCCGGGTCCGGCAAGACCACCCTGGCCGCGGTCCTTGTCATGCGGGGCTGGCGGTTTTATTCCGATGAACTCGCCGGGCTCAGCGTTGAGAAGCTGACGGTCGCCCCGTTTGCCCTGCCCATGAGTATCAAATCAGGCTCGGTAAGTCAACTGGCGCCCTACTATCCCGGATTGCAGTCAGCGGAGGTCCACCAGCGGGCCGATGGAAAGGAGGTTCGATATCTGGTGCCGCCCCTTGACCGGATAGCCGGGCCAGGGGCGGAGGCGATGATTGAGGCGGTGGTCTTTCCCAGGATTAAAAGACCGTCGCCGACCGGCCTGGTGGAACTCGGCAAGGCAGAGGCCCTGATGCGGCTGGCAGAGACCTGTTCCTCGGACCGGGATCTCATCCCCGGAGACATAGAGGCAATGATCAGGGTTGTGGAACAGTGCGCATGCCTGGAACTTGTTTTTTCAGATCCGGAGGAAGCGGCCGGGTTGCTGGAAAACAGCTTGACGGGCCGGGCCGGCTGA
- a CDS encoding ribbon-helix-helix protein, CopG family → MATISIRIQDDILIEINERARALHMPRAEYVRRAVVAMNEQVARELRKKRIMEASRRVREESMRVNAEFDAIEDAPDV, encoded by the coding sequence ATGGCTACAATTTCAATACGGATTCAGGATGATATCCTTATAGAGATCAATGAGCGAGCCCGGGCGCTACATATGCCCAGGGCCGAGTATGTCCGCAGAGCAGTGGTGGCAATGAATGAACAGGTTGCCAGGGAACTGCGGAAAAAGCGTATTATGGAGGCATCCAGACGGGTTCGAGAAGAAAGCATGAGAGTGAATGCGGAGTTCGATGCGATAGAGGATGCCCCTGATGTATAA